TTCCGAACAATTTTGAAGCCATTATTCAGGTGGACGAATACGGGCTGGTTGTTGACTATCCGGAACTGTTTGTCCGAACGGCGGCTTTAACAACAAACTACCGGTAGCGTTTCCGGTATGGCAATTGTAAAGTCCTCAAACCCGTTGAGAAATCACCTGGTTCGAAGCTCTTTTTAAAGCGAAAGGAAGCCCGAATTAGTGCGGGTGCATGGGGTGGCGAAGTCTACCGGATAGAACCCGATTCAACCAGCCACCAGCGCATGGGGGTTGTCCCGATGTTTGAAAAAGCCGATTTCACCTTCCTCCAAAAAGCTGGAACCCGGCGGACGTCATGGCCTGTAAACTCGGGCAAAACCAACGGATGGCCTTTAGGCGGGGTCTTGGCAGTATTTACTGATAATACATAAAAAATGCAGATTGAATCACACCAGATCAACGAGGCCTCAATCGCCGAAGTAATTGCTGATGAGACGGTAATTGCGACAACGGAAGACGGCCTGGACTTATTGGGAAATTTATACTATCAGGGTTTCGACAACATTGTGGTGTACGAGAAAAACATCACCCCGGCGTTCTTCGATTTAAAAACCGGCATCGCGGGCGAAATTCTGCAAAAATTCTCCAATTACCGGGTTCGGCTGGCCATCGTCGGTGACTTCTCCCGGTACCCGGGCAAAAGCATCCAGGACTTTATTTTTGAAAGCAACAAGGCCGGTCATATTAATTTTGTTCAATCAAAAGCCGAAGCACTGGACTGTCTATCGAAACGCGGCCGGTAACCGGTTAAGCCCTTGGAAATCATCTGGCGCAATGGTTGGCACTGCGGCAATCGTTTAACCAGGACGCCCTACCGAAGCTATGTTTGTCAATGACATCGAATACAAATTCATCCAGCCGCCTGCATTTCTTGCGGAGTTCGTGGAAAGCTACTGGATGCTGGTGAACCATTCAGAGGAAGAAAAGGCCGTTGTGCTGGTGCCGGATGGCCGGGTGGATGTGTTCTTTTCCTATTCGTCCGCGGAGCCGTTTCATACCACCGTTGCCGGTGTCGAACGGGAAGCGTCGTCGGCTTCCATTCGGCCCCGTACCGTCATTTTTGCGGTCAGTTTTAAGTTGCTGGCCGTCGAATACATCCTCGATACGACGGTTTCGGTCAACGAAGTCCGGTATTTGCCCGCCGGTTTCTGGGGAATCACGGCGGATGATTTGGCCGACTTCGGCCGTTTTTGCCAAACCATTTCGGATATTCTGAAAGGGCTGGCCGACAAAGCGATGGATGGGCGAAAAGTGAAGCTGTTCGAATTGATTTATGGCTCCAACGGCTCGCTGCCAATCCGTGAACTAGCCGAACGGGCAGCCTGGAGCAGCCGCCAGATCAACCGGTATTTTAACCAGCGGTTTGGGATTTCTTTGAAAGCGTATTGCGACATTCTGCGGTTTCGGGCGTCGTTTCAGGACATCAGGGCGGGTAAGCTGTTCCCGGAGCAGAATTTTACCGACCAGGCGCATTTTATCCGGGATGTCCGGAAGTTTTCGGGTGTTACGCCGAAAGGGCTCCGCAAAAATCAGAACGACCGATTTATACAATTTTCGACCTTGGAGAAGCGGTAGGTTTGTCGCATCAAACCAACAACTTCAACCATGTTGATCCAAGACAAAAAAATAGCCATTGTGGGCGGAGGTCCCGGTGGACTGACGCTGGCCAGGTTGCTGCAACGCCGGGGTGCCACGGTTCAGGTGTACGAACGGGACGTGAACAAAGGTGTCCGGGTGCAGGGGGCCACGCTGGACCTGCACGAAGAATCCGGCCTGGAAGCGATCCGGCAGGCCGGTTTACTCGACGCCTTCCGGGCCAATTACCGTCCCGGTGCCGACAAGATACGGATTGTGGATCCACACGGCGCCGTTCTTTTTGACGACAATTTCAACGCCGACGATCAGCTGTTTCGCCCCGAGATTGATCGCGGCCCTCTGCGGAACCTTCTCCTGGAATCGTTGCAGCCGGGCACGGTGGTCTGGAACAGCCACCTGGTGGCGTTGACACCTCAGGGAGACAGCTGGAAACTGGCATTCCAAAATGGCACCTCGGCCGCGGCCGACCTGGTCATTGCGGCCGATGGGGCTAACTCCAAAATCCGGCCGCTCATTACGCCCATTAAACCCTTTTACTCCGGGGTTACCATCGTGGAAGGCACGGTGTATCATTCCGAAAAAGCCGTACCCCGCATCCACCAGTTGCTGAATGGCGGGAAAATATTCGCTTTAGGCGACTCCAAGACGCTGATCGTGAGTTCAAAGGGCGACGGTAGTCTGGTGTTTTACACGGGTTGTAAGACCGACGAAGACTGGGTACACCGCAGCGGAATCGACTTCACCGACCGGGCCCGGGTTACCGCCTGGTTTCGGCAGGAATTTACCGGCTGGGATACCCTCTGGCTCGAATTATTCGAAAACGCGGAGGGCGGTTTTATCCCCCGGCCACAATACTGCATGCCGCTGGACCAGACCTGGGAGACGCTGCCGAATCTGACGATGCTGGGTGATGCGGCCCACCTGATGCCGCCGTACGCTGGCGAAGGCGTCAACATGGCCATGCTCGACGCCCTGGAACTATCCGATTGCCTCACCAATAGCGAATGTCCGGATCTGCGCACGGCGCTGATGGCCTATGAAACCCGTATGCGTGCCCGGGCCTCCGAAATTGCCAGAATGACCCTGGAGCAAACCCGGCAACTGCATTCCGGTCAGGGCCTGGCCCGTATGCTCGAAATGTTTGCTTAGCAGCGTTTGGCCACGGTTTTGGGATTATGTATTTTGACGATACTAATTCCAAATCGTTTGATATGCCTTATAGCGAAGCATTAGCCGACCGGGTCCGGGAGCGGCTGGCCGATCTGCCCAACCTGGAGGAAAAAGCCATGATGGGCGGCCGGCTCTTTCTGTACAACGACAAAATGTTGGTGGGAGTCATTCAGGACGACTTGCTGTGCCGCATCGATCCTGCTATTTACGAGCAGATGCTCGAAAAAAACGGGTGTCGGGTTATGTACTCGGGCAAACGGCCCATGAAAGGGTACGTGCTGGTGGATGAAAGCGGCAGGCGAACCCAGAAAGAATTCGACGAATGGATCAACCTGACGCTGGATTTTAATCCCAGGGCGAAGTCATCCCGGAAAAAATAACGGATCGGTCGCCTTTCGTTCAGCCCACCAGACCTCTATCTGGCGGGCTGAACGGTTTTACCACGGACTGACGCCCGTTTCGGGGTTATTGTCCAGGCTGAAGAATCCGCCCGTGGGGCCATCCGCATCCAGCGTAGCGTATTTGACGAGCTGGGCGGCAGCGTCGTCGACGGTCCGAAAACCGCTGTGGTGGTTGAAATCGGTGGCTGTGTATCCCGGGTCGACAGCATTGACCTTGAAGGCCGAGTCGCGCAGTTCGTACGCCAGTGCGATCGTGTACGCGTTCAGGGCCGTTTTCGACGGACCGTATGCCGCGCCTTTGACCGCGTAGTAGCGCCAGGTCGGATCGCTGTGCAGCGTCAAAGACCCTAAGCCGGAGGTGACATTGACAATCCGGGGAGCTTCGGATTGCTGGAGCAGATCCAGAAACGCCTGGGTGACCTGAATAGGACCGAAAAAGTTGGTGTCGAACACCTGCCGGATCAGGGCCGGGTCGGTGGTGGTGGCGGCCTGGGCCATGCCTCCGCTAATGCCGGCGTTGTTGATCAGGACATCCAGCACGTCGGTTTTCTGACCAATTTCCTGCCGGGCCGCGGCTACCGATTCCGCGTTGCTCACGTCAATTTCAACGGCTTCAACCTGCGTGAGTCCTTCGGCGTTGAGCGCTTCAACGGCCTGTTGCCCTTTCTGGCGGTCGCGGCTTCCTAAATACACGTAATAGCCCTGGCGGATCAGCTGGCGGGCGGTTTCGTAACCAATGCTTTTATTGGCTCCGGTGATTAAGACTTTTTTCATGGGTTGGTGACGGTAAAAACCGTGTTGGTGATTCCGCTACAAACCTACAACCGCCCTTCCGAAGCCACGCTGCACGGTTTCCGGTTTCAATGGTACATTTCGCGGATGCTGGTTCGGTACTCCACGGGGGTCCGGGTGGTCAGGCGTTTGAAGAAGCGGTTGAAGTAGGAGGCATCTTCGAAACCCAGCCGGGCCGTAATTTCCTTGACAGAATGATCGGTATGAAACAGCAGCCGTTTGGCTTCCAGCACCAGCCGCTCGTGAATGAGTTCAATCGCCGTTTTGCCGCTTTGCTGCTTGATGGTCTCGCTCAGATGGCCCGCCGACAGGTGCAGCAGGTCGGCGTAGTCGGCCACCTGATGCAGTTCTTTAAACCGGGCTTCCACCAGCGACTGAAACCGTTTGACCAACTGCCGGTCGACCTGCTGCTGGGCCTGGGTGAATTGTTCGGTATAAAGCCGGCTCAGGTAAATCAATAGCACCCGCAGGTGGGCCGATGCCATCTCGTGTTGCCAGTCGGCGGGGTACTGGTATTCTGCCGTCATTTTCGCCAGGGTTTCTTCGACAAACGCAATATCGCGGGCGCTGAGGAGCAGTTCGTGGCCGTTGTACGGATTCTGGATGATCGGGAGTTTTTTCAGCAGGCGGTTGTCGTCGAGCGCCAGAAATTCTTCCGTAAACGCAACCAGGGTACCGTACATTGGGCCCACTTCTTCTTTCAGGTGGACCTGATGCGGAATGGTAAAATAGAAGGTCTGCGGCTTTAGCGTATACGGCGTCATGTCGACCCAATGCCGCGTGTTGCCGTCGCGGACGTACGCCAGAAAGTAGTAATCTTTGCGGTGGGGAATGAGCAGCGCATCCTGCTGGGACGGCAGCTGGCCGGTGCCTTCCACGACCTGAAACATCGAGTTGCCAGCCCCGTCGAGTGGATTGAGTGCATACCGGGGGATTTCGTGGTCGGTTCTGATCGGGTTCATGGGGTAAAACGTTGGGAGTGGGGCTTACTGCACCGCGTTCAGTTCTTCCAGAAAAGCGAGTCGTCGGGGATTTCGTTCCTTCAGTACTTGAATCAGCGCGTTCATGACCGGGACGCCTTCCGGAATGTCATTTTTGATCTGGGCAATGAGCTGCGCCAGCCGCCGGTAGTCCGAACGGTCGTTGGCTTTCTGCCCGAGTTTTTCGAGCACCGGCAGATACAGGGCGAGCATCTCGGCCGGAACACGGGAAGCCAAGTACGGATGGGCCTGCTGAAGCCGCTCCAGACTGGGCTGAGTCTGCACCAGATCGAGCAGCGCTAGCCACTGTTTTTCTTCCACAAAAATAGGCGCCAACTGATGAAACAGCGTATCGGGCTCATAAAACCAGACGGCTTTTCGCTGACTGGCGTTCTGGGCCGCCGTTTGCGTCATGGCCTGAATGAGTTTCCGGTATTCACGCGCCCAGTCGCGGGCTGAAAAGGTTTGCTTCCACTGGCGGTAATAGGGAAGCGAAACCTCCTGACCCGGCTCGAACGCAAAGGCTTTCGTCCAGGATCGAACCGTTGGAAGATCGTTTTCCCGGTAAGCAATGGCCAGAAGCTGCTCCTGCCACCGCCGAACCGTACCGGAATGCTTTTTCTGTTCGGCCAGCCGAATGCCTTCCTGAACCAGCACCTTCGCCCGTTCAAAATCCCCCGCGTCGACGGCTTCCGCTACCACTTCCTGCCGGACTTCAACAATCTCCAGATTTTCCAGCGTGAGCCTGCGAACTTCGTCGGTGCGGCCAAGGGTTTTTAGAAACCGGATTTGGGTGGTTCGAAGCAGGTTTTGAGTATACTCGTCGTATTCGTCCCGGTATAATGGAATCAACTGGTCGATCAGCACCAGAAAGCGGTCCGGTTCACTGAGCTTCATCGTCGCCCGAAAGGCGGCATCAAGCAGTCTGGCCCCAAAATCGGCGTACTCAAAATAAGTTGAAAGTTTCAGTTCAGCGGCCACAAAATCAACCAGTTGCTGCCGGAGCGGCTGGGCGGCTTCCTCCGAATCGGCCAGTTGACCCAGCAGGTTGATCGCGCTGGAAACCGTGCTGCTGAGGTGGCCCGCCGAGTCGTCGCAATGGTCGAACAGGTTCACCAGTTCAACCACGATCACCCGGCTGACGGTCAGCGCATCCCGGTAGTTTTTCCGGGCCAGAAACTGCTGACCCGTTGCGAGGATAGCCCTGATCTCCCGGGCCAGTTTTCCGGTCTCCCGGTATTCGACAAAGCCCCGGCGGGCGTGGGTCCGGATCGCCTTCCGGACCAGTTCGGTATACTGCTTTCCAACGTCGATGCGCGGATCTTTGTCGGCAAAATGAAGCTGAATCTTGCTGGCAAAGCTCTTGTCCGCAGCCGCGTAATCGGCCACAAACTGCCGAAGCTCCTCTACGGTCACTTGGTGCAGCAGATCGTCGAGTGTCAGCTTTTTGGAAGCCCGTTTGGCTTTCGGTTGGCGCTGTTTCAGCTTTTCGCGGAGGGCAAACAGCGCGGCTACGGTATGCGGACAGAAAGAATCCTCCGCCGGGCAGTCGCAGAAGGCATCCGTGATGGCTCGGTCCTGCAACTGGATTTCAACCGAATAGACCTCCGATTCCTCCACGTCGGCATTCCACCGTGCCTGGCCGGTCTGCTCAAGGGACAAAACCGCCTGTTGGGTAAAAAAACGGCGTCCTTTTTGCACGGTGGTTGGGGCGAGTTGACGGTCGAACGTATCAAGTATCAGCATGGGCGGGGCG
This Larkinella insperata DNA region includes the following protein-coding sequences:
- a CDS encoding DUF4180 domain-containing protein, yielding MQIESHQINEASIAEVIADETVIATTEDGLDLLGNLYYQGFDNIVVYEKNITPAFFDLKTGIAGEILQKFSNYRVRLAIVGDFSRYPGKSIQDFIFESNKAGHINFVQSKAEALDCLSKRGR
- a CDS encoding helix-turn-helix domain-containing protein, yielding MFVNDIEYKFIQPPAFLAEFVESYWMLVNHSEEEKAVVLVPDGRVDVFFSYSSAEPFHTTVAGVEREASSASIRPRTVIFAVSFKLLAVEYILDTTVSVNEVRYLPAGFWGITADDLADFGRFCQTISDILKGLADKAMDGRKVKLFELIYGSNGSLPIRELAERAAWSSRQINRYFNQRFGISLKAYCDILRFRASFQDIRAGKLFPEQNFTDQAHFIRDVRKFSGVTPKGLRKNQNDRFIQFSTLEKR
- a CDS encoding FAD-dependent oxidoreductase — protein: MLIQDKKIAIVGGGPGGLTLARLLQRRGATVQVYERDVNKGVRVQGATLDLHEESGLEAIRQAGLLDAFRANYRPGADKIRIVDPHGAVLFDDNFNADDQLFRPEIDRGPLRNLLLESLQPGTVVWNSHLVALTPQGDSWKLAFQNGTSAAADLVIAADGANSKIRPLITPIKPFYSGVTIVEGTVYHSEKAVPRIHQLLNGGKIFALGDSKTLIVSSKGDGSLVFYTGCKTDEDWVHRSGIDFTDRARVTAWFRQEFTGWDTLWLELFENAEGGFIPRPQYCMPLDQTWETLPNLTMLGDAAHLMPPYAGEGVNMAMLDALELSDCLTNSECPDLRTALMAYETRMRARASEIARMTLEQTRQLHSGQGLARMLEMFA
- a CDS encoding TfoX/Sxy family protein → MPYSEALADRVRERLADLPNLEEKAMMGGRLFLYNDKMLVGVIQDDLLCRIDPAIYEQMLEKNGCRVMYSGKRPMKGYVLVDESGRRTQKEFDEWINLTLDFNPRAKSSRKK
- a CDS encoding SDR family oxidoreductase; protein product: MKKVLITGANKSIGYETARQLIRQGYYVYLGSRDRQKGQQAVEALNAEGLTQVEAVEIDVSNAESVAAARQEIGQKTDVLDVLINNAGISGGMAQAATTTDPALIRQVFDTNFFGPIQVTQAFLDLLQQSEAPRIVNVTSGLGSLTLHSDPTWRYYAVKGAAYGPSKTALNAYTIALAYELRDSAFKVNAVDPGYTATDFNHHSGFRTVDDAAAQLVKYATLDADGPTGGFFSLDNNPETGVSPW
- a CDS encoding AraC family transcriptional regulator — protein: MNPIRTDHEIPRYALNPLDGAGNSMFQVVEGTGQLPSQQDALLIPHRKDYYFLAYVRDGNTRHWVDMTPYTLKPQTFYFTIPHQVHLKEEVGPMYGTLVAFTEEFLALDDNRLLKKLPIIQNPYNGHELLLSARDIAFVEETLAKMTAEYQYPADWQHEMASAHLRVLLIYLSRLYTEQFTQAQQQVDRQLVKRFQSLVEARFKELHQVADYADLLHLSAGHLSETIKQQSGKTAIELIHERLVLEAKRLLFHTDHSVKEITARLGFEDASYFNRFFKRLTTRTPVEYRTSIREMYH
- a CDS encoding SWIM zinc finger family protein, coding for MLILDTFDRQLAPTTVQKGRRFFTQQAVLSLEQTGQARWNADVEESEVYSVEIQLQDRAITDAFCDCPAEDSFCPHTVAALFALREKLKQRQPKAKRASKKLTLDDLLHQVTVEELRQFVADYAAADKSFASKIQLHFADKDPRIDVGKQYTELVRKAIRTHARRGFVEYRETGKLAREIRAILATGQQFLARKNYRDALTVSRVIVVELVNLFDHCDDSAGHLSSTVSSAINLLGQLADSEEAAQPLRQQLVDFVAAELKLSTYFEYADFGARLLDAAFRATMKLSEPDRFLVLIDQLIPLYRDEYDEYTQNLLRTTQIRFLKTLGRTDEVRRLTLENLEIVEVRQEVVAEAVDAGDFERAKVLVQEGIRLAEQKKHSGTVRRWQEQLLAIAYRENDLPTVRSWTKAFAFEPGQEVSLPYYRQWKQTFSARDWAREYRKLIQAMTQTAAQNASQRKAVWFYEPDTLFHQLAPIFVEEKQWLALLDLVQTQPSLERLQQAHPYLASRVPAEMLALYLPVLEKLGQKANDRSDYRRLAQLIAQIKNDIPEGVPVMNALIQVLKERNPRRLAFLEELNAVQ